A portion of the Intestinibacillus sp. Marseille-P6563 genome contains these proteins:
- a CDS encoding choloylglycine hydrolase family protein, whose translation MRNLGMGAGCSALSWTTEDGKHLWGRNFDYNRIAPGSRVTFAPRGTVYDRYIASGAEQAVGTQSCAVYAAVGTGLLLPASPILYEGINEAGLMGGQLYYREFAHFPADARPGTQPIQPPLLVYDCLAQCASVAEVVQRLEHTVTLVNAPLYGTVPPLHWSFSDRTGESIVIEPDHDGLHLYRNTLGVMTNSPPYPWHRLHLLNFTGVRDLDRGEMEWEGENLSPCFSGSGAQGLPGDWGSPSRFVRLCFLRKYGVRGRNETQGVSRMLRLFQSVAFPLGMVRVADSEPKTVLDQYVGAFDYTVYTAIACAESRRYYWTTYENQRVRFVDLAALLERPTPVQFDLDTPPDFLQQMPG comes from the coding sequence ATGCGCAATTTGGGGATGGGCGCCGGGTGCAGCGCCCTGAGCTGGACGACCGAGGATGGCAAGCATTTGTGGGGACGAAATTTTGATTATAACCGTATCGCGCCGGGCAGCCGGGTGACGTTTGCGCCGCGCGGCACGGTCTATGACCGGTATATCGCGTCCGGCGCCGAGCAGGCCGTCGGGACACAAAGCTGCGCGGTGTATGCAGCTGTGGGCACTGGGCTGCTGCTGCCCGCATCGCCCATTTTGTACGAGGGCATCAATGAAGCCGGTCTGATGGGCGGACAGCTTTACTACCGGGAATTTGCCCATTTTCCGGCGGACGCTCGTCCGGGAACGCAGCCGATCCAGCCGCCGCTTTTGGTCTATGACTGTCTGGCCCAGTGCGCGAGCGTAGCCGAAGTCGTCCAGCGGCTGGAACACACGGTTACGCTCGTAAATGCGCCGCTGTACGGCACCGTACCGCCCCTGCACTGGTCGTTCAGTGACCGCACAGGCGAGAGCATCGTCATCGAACCTGACCACGACGGCCTGCACCTGTACCGCAACACCTTGGGGGTGATGACCAACAGTCCCCCCTATCCCTGGCACCGGCTGCATCTGCTGAACTTCACCGGCGTACGCGATTTGGACCGCGGCGAAATGGAGTGGGAAGGAGAAAATTTGTCCCCCTGTTTTTCGGGCAGCGGCGCGCAGGGACTGCCTGGCGACTGGGGTTCGCCGTCGCGGTTTGTCCGCCTGTGCTTTTTGCGGAAATACGGCGTGCGGGGCCGGAACGAAACGCAGGGCGTTTCGCGTATGCTGCGGCTGTTTCAAAGCGTAGCCTTTCCGCTGGGGATGGTGCGCGTGGCCGATTCCGAGCCTAAGACTGTGCTCGACCAATACGTCGGCGCGTTTGATTACACGGTCTATACCGCCATTGCCTGCGCCGAATCGCGGCGGTATTACTGGACCACGTACGAAAATCAGCGGGTGCGGTTTGTCGATCTGGCCGCCCTTTTGGAGCGCCCGACCCCGGTGCAGTTTGACCTGGACACCCCGCCTGATTTTTTGCAGCAGATGCCGGGCTGA
- a CDS encoding MATE family efflux transporter — MKRNASMDMTSGPLLGPILWFSLPLMASNILQLLFNAADVVVVGRFAGYASLAAVSSTVPVINLFITLLMGLSVGVNVVIARYLGLTGHPQEITRALHTAILLALAGGVILGAVGIVSTGWMLDLVSIPDDVRPLAQVYMQIYFVGTPFSMLYNYGAAALRAAGDTRRPLLFLLISGIVNVALNLVAVVWLHWHVIGVALATVLSQMISAALILLCLSRTEGELHFSWKKLCLDKRGLVEMAHIGIPAGVQSCLFSLSNVVIQGAINSYGSVIMAGCGAAESIENFMYVAMNSFHQAGQTFISQNVGAGRHDRVGRILRTCVLCTLVLGIAQSVLVVWFSHPLVSIYNNEAAVIEAGAVRLAVVASTYVIFGVADVFVGAIRGYGAPIAPVIINLLGTCAFRLVWIGLLDTSRVPVEWVYLSYPISWMLILLALIPCWVHLRRKEARRHV, encoded by the coding sequence GTGAAACGAAACGCATCCATGGATATGACCAGCGGGCCGCTGCTCGGCCCGATCCTGTGGTTCAGCCTGCCGCTCATGGCTTCGAATATTTTGCAGCTTCTATTCAATGCCGCCGACGTGGTGGTCGTGGGACGGTTTGCAGGGTATGCCAGCCTGGCGGCAGTAAGCAGCACGGTGCCGGTCATCAATCTGTTCATCACCTTGCTCATGGGCCTGTCGGTGGGCGTCAATGTGGTCATTGCCCGCTATCTGGGGCTGACCGGACACCCGCAGGAGATCACCCGCGCGCTGCATACCGCCATTTTGCTGGCACTGGCCGGCGGTGTGATTTTGGGCGCAGTCGGCATTGTATCGACCGGTTGGATGCTGGATTTGGTGTCGATTCCCGATGATGTGCGGCCGCTGGCGCAGGTGTACATGCAAATCTATTTTGTCGGGACGCCCTTTTCCATGCTCTATAACTATGGCGCCGCCGCCCTGCGCGCGGCGGGCGATACCAGACGGCCGCTGCTGTTTTTGCTCATCAGCGGCATCGTGAATGTGGCGCTCAATCTGGTGGCTGTGGTGTGGCTGCACTGGCATGTGATCGGCGTGGCGCTGGCCACGGTCCTCAGCCAGATGATCAGTGCCGCCCTGATTTTGCTGTGCCTGTCCAGGACCGAAGGCGAGCTGCATTTTTCATGGAAAAAGCTGTGCCTGGACAAACGGGGCCTGGTCGAGATGGCGCACATCGGCATCCCGGCCGGGGTGCAGTCCTGTCTGTTCAGCCTGTCCAATGTGGTCATCCAGGGCGCGATCAATTCCTATGGCAGCGTCATCATGGCCGGGTGCGGCGCCGCCGAAAGCATCGAAAACTTCATGTATGTGGCCATGAATTCTTTCCACCAGGCCGGACAGACCTTCATCAGTCAGAACGTAGGCGCCGGGCGGCACGACCGGGTGGGCCGTATCCTGCGCACCTGCGTGCTGTGCACGCTGGTGCTGGGCATCGCGCAAAGCGTGCTGGTCGTGTGGTTCTCCCATCCGCTGGTGAGCATCTACAACAACGAAGCGGCTGTCATTGAAGCGGGTGCGGTGCGTCTGGCGGTCGTGGCATCGACCTATGTGATTTTCGGCGTGGCTGATGTGTTTGTGGGCGCCATCCGCGGCTATGGGGCGCCGATCGCGCCAGTGATCATCAATCTGCTGGGCACCTGTGCCTTTCGTCTGGTGTGGATCGGGTTGCTGGACACCAGTCGGGTGCCGGTCGAGTGGGTCTATCTGTCCTATCCGATCAGCTGGATGCTGATTTTGCTGGCGCTCATTCCTTGCTGGGTGCATCTGCGCCGCAAAGAAGCGCGGCGGCATGTATGA
- a CDS encoding DUF4125 family protein, producing the protein MEQIIALEWKMFDRVHNPGGRAACQNDPKRFAGMRASQFAAWSPELRDCYWQDLQQAAAQGRNVMQEKYAYMMARTCPAEYAAIQAYLPPLVPEKKPVIDRLCEIHVQNMERLAARYPRVIGRGRPIRRQADSPQVTSSETYLWGELQTYSRKMLGLLTAYAAQLARAGQNLDEIILQNTVAYYGYASLEDAENALRGT; encoded by the coding sequence ATGGAGCAGATCATTGCACTGGAATGGAAGATGTTCGACCGGGTGCATAACCCCGGTGGCCGGGCCGCCTGCCAAAATGACCCCAAACGGTTTGCGGGCATGCGTGCCAGCCAGTTTGCAGCATGGTCCCCGGAACTGCGCGACTGTTACTGGCAAGATCTGCAGCAGGCCGCCGCGCAGGGACGCAATGTCATGCAGGAAAAATATGCGTATATGATGGCACGCACCTGTCCGGCCGAATATGCGGCGATCCAGGCATACCTGCCGCCGTTGGTGCCGGAAAAAAAGCCGGTGATCGACCGGTTATGCGAAATCCATGTTCAAAATATGGAACGGCTGGCCGCGCGCTATCCTCGTGTCATCGGCCGGGGACGCCCTATCCGCCGGCAGGCGGACAGCCCGCAGGTCACATCGTCTGAAACCTATCTCTGGGGCGAACTGCAAACCTATTCACGGAAAATGCTGGGTCTTTTGACTGCGTATGCCGCACAGCTTGCGCGCGCCGGACAAAATTTGGACGAGATCATCCTGCAAAACACCGTGGCGTATTATGGATATGCCAGTCTGGAAGACGCGGAAAACGCATTGCGCGGGACCTAG
- a CDS encoding DUF4037 domain-containing protein: MNGLELARYYFVQFGQTALEEKFPELWPRMAVGLAGEGSECFGFDDAWSRDHDWGPAFCIWLSAADYAQYGAQVQAVYDQLPQQIAGFPPRKPGPHSQGRVGCLSMPRWYTRYTGGPEGPHTLDEWRRVPEHFLATATNGAVFWDPSEAFSAVRQRLLTCYPEDIRLKKMAARAAVMAQAGQYNYPRSLRRGAHVPAALVLAAFLQATMSMVYLLNRRYAPFYKWMQRGLYDLPRLSHIARQTERLSCSLDGAANQQTIETICAAIADELRRQGLSASSSGFLLDHGQELLGQIHDPALRQTHIMEE; this comes from the coding sequence ATGAACGGTCTGGAACTGGCGCGGTACTATTTCGTGCAGTTTGGGCAGACGGCTCTGGAAGAGAAGTTTCCGGAGCTCTGGCCCCGGATGGCGGTCGGTCTGGCCGGAGAAGGCTCGGAATGCTTTGGGTTTGACGATGCTTGGTCCCGCGATCACGATTGGGGTCCTGCGTTTTGCATTTGGCTAAGCGCAGCCGATTATGCGCAATATGGCGCACAGGTGCAGGCGGTCTACGACCAGCTGCCCCAACAAATTGCCGGATTCCCACCCCGCAAGCCTGGACCGCATAGTCAGGGGCGGGTGGGTTGTCTGAGCATGCCCCGGTGGTATACCCGGTATACCGGCGGTCCAGAGGGACCGCACACGCTGGATGAATGGCGGCGTGTGCCCGAGCATTTTCTGGCAACAGCCACCAATGGCGCGGTGTTTTGGGACCCGTCCGAGGCCTTTTCTGCCGTGCGGCAGCGGCTACTGACCTGTTATCCCGAGGACATCCGGCTGAAAAAGATGGCGGCCCGGGCAGCGGTCATGGCGCAAGCCGGACAGTATAATTATCCACGCAGCCTGCGGCGCGGCGCGCATGTGCCGGCAGCTCTGGTACTGGCAGCCTTTTTGCAGGCAACCATGTCGATGGTGTATCTGCTCAATCGCCGCTATGCCCCGTTTTATAAGTGGATGCAGCGCGGCTTATACGATCTGCCCCGGCTGTCGCATATCGCTCGGCAGACCGAACGGCTGAGTTGCAGCCTGGATGGCGCGGCCAATCAGCAGACGATCGAAACCATTTGCGCCGCGATTGCAGACGAACTGCGCAGACAGGGACTGTCTGCCAGTTCCAGCGGCTTTTTGCTCGATCATGGGCAGGAACTGCTGGGACAGATTCACGATCCCGCGCTGCGGCAAACCCACATCATGGAGGAATGA
- a CDS encoding tetratricopeptide repeat protein, translating to MWDTLDGFYQKLDGYYARGDLGQTEHFLQRSAAWAKGAEEQIAVYNELGSFYRGAGHYAQSLAAFQRAQVCAASQLGETCSQYATILNNVAGTYRLMGDFERAIQDFEKAMAIYRALGEEQTYAYASVLNNLSLAYREAGRLDEAILCLERALLRIEKMPGSRQEVAVTYNNLATLYYAAGKREQAMASLGRALQEFEKCAEEENVHYAAGLNSLAALLYAEGDFTKALALYRKSAAYTKRFFGENVEYAITFQNMSWIYKRLGRESEARAALVKAGKIYEALLGPDHERTRAVTDDLKRMQQAHAR from the coding sequence ATGTGGGATACCTTAGACGGATTTTACCAAAAGCTCGATGGATATTATGCCCGGGGCGATTTGGGACAGACCGAGCACTTCCTGCAAAGGAGTGCCGCCTGGGCCAAAGGCGCCGAAGAACAGATCGCGGTCTACAATGAACTGGGGTCCTTTTACCGGGGCGCGGGGCACTATGCCCAGTCGCTCGCAGCCTTTCAGCGGGCCCAGGTGTGCGCTGCCAGTCAGCTGGGGGAAACGTGCAGCCAGTATGCGACCATTTTAAACAATGTAGCAGGCACCTACCGTCTGATGGGAGATTTTGAGCGGGCCATCCAAGATTTTGAGAAAGCCATGGCCATCTATCGCGCACTGGGCGAGGAGCAAACTTACGCGTACGCCAGTGTGCTCAACAACCTGTCGCTCGCCTATCGGGAGGCGGGGCGGCTGGATGAGGCCATCCTTTGTCTGGAACGGGCGCTGCTGCGCATCGAAAAAATGCCGGGCAGCCGGCAGGAGGTCGCGGTCACTTACAACAATCTGGCGACTTTGTATTATGCCGCTGGCAAGCGGGAGCAGGCGATGGCCAGCCTGGGGCGGGCTTTGCAGGAATTTGAAAAGTGCGCAGAAGAAGAAAATGTCCACTATGCGGCAGGGCTGAACAGTCTGGCAGCCCTGCTGTATGCCGAGGGGGATTTTACCAAGGCCCTGGCGTTGTACCGCAAATCGGCGGCGTATACCAAGCGATTTTTCGGTGAAAACGTGGAATATGCGATCACTTTTCAAAATATGTCGTGGATCTACAAGCGGTTGGGACGGGAATCGGAAGCCCGTGCCGCGCTGGTTAAGGCCGGGAAAATCTATGAAGCGCTGCTGGGACCCGACCATGAGCGCACCCGCGCGGTCACAGATGATCTCAAACGCATGCAGCAGGCGCACGCACGATGA
- a CDS encoding IS110 family transposase: MNPLFVGIDVSSRNNVAYLMKPDGSKHSSFSIQNNLGGAKLLSEKIVSALRSMQLSDVVIGLEATSIYGDSLVYALREDGSLGRFQRKIHVLNPKQVKKFKEAYPDLPKNDFVDAFVIADHLRFGRIAKEVYMDDYRYQALRTLTRARFDVIQNLTREKQRFANYLFLKCSGIAQDKDIQNTSATTIALMERFETVDDLANADLDELTAFLDEKGRNFADPAAKAKVIRTAARDSYRLPVTVNNSVNQAMAVSIASMRALEKQVKVLDKAIEQQFEIIPNTLTSIPGIGKVYSAGIIAEIGDIHRFSSQASVAKFAGLVWTQHQSGEFEAEHSRMIKSGNRYLRYYLLEAANSVRRCDSEFRRYYDLKYQEVNKYQHKRALALTARKLVRLIFRLLKDNRLYILPEG, encoded by the coding sequence ATGAACCCACTATTCGTTGGCATTGATGTGAGCAGCAGAAACAATGTGGCCTACCTGATGAAACCCGACGGCAGCAAGCACTCCAGCTTTTCCATACAGAACAACCTGGGTGGTGCTAAACTGTTATCAGAGAAGATCGTGTCGGCACTGCGTTCCATGCAGCTCAGCGATGTGGTGATCGGCCTGGAGGCCACCTCCATCTACGGAGACAGCTTGGTTTACGCTCTCCGGGAGGATGGCAGCCTGGGCCGGTTCCAGCGGAAGATCCATGTCCTGAATCCAAAGCAGGTCAAAAAGTTCAAGGAAGCCTATCCCGACCTGCCCAAGAATGACTTTGTGGACGCCTTTGTGATTGCCGACCATCTCCGTTTCGGCAGGATCGCCAAGGAGGTCTATATGGACGACTACCGCTACCAGGCGCTCAGGACCCTTACCAGGGCCAGGTTTGACGTGATCCAAAACCTGACCCGGGAGAAACAGAGATTCGCTAACTACTTATTCCTCAAATGCTCCGGCATAGCCCAGGACAAGGACATCCAGAACACCAGCGCCACCACTATCGCGCTCATGGAGCGGTTTGAAACTGTGGATGATCTGGCAAACGCCGACCTGGACGAACTGACTGCCTTTCTGGATGAGAAGGGCAGAAACTTCGCTGACCCGGCTGCCAAAGCCAAGGTTATTCGAACTGCCGCCAGAGACTCTTACCGCCTGCCTGTTACTGTGAACAATTCTGTAAATCAGGCGATGGCAGTCTCTATTGCCTCTATGCGGGCTCTGGAAAAGCAGGTCAAGGTGTTGGACAAGGCCATTGAACAGCAGTTTGAAATCATTCCCAACACCCTGACCTCTATCCCCGGGATTGGCAAGGTCTACTCCGCCGGGATCATCGCCGAGATCGGCGACATTCACCGTTTCAGCTCTCAAGCCTCGGTTGCCAAGTTCGCCGGCCTTGTCTGGACACAGCACCAGTCCGGTGAATTTGAGGCTGAACACTCCCGGATGATCAAGTCCGGCAACCGCTATCTCCGCTACTACCTGCTGGAAGCCGCCAACTCTGTGAGAAGATGCGATTCCGAGTTCCGGCGCTACTATGACCTCAAGTATCAAGAGGTCAACAAGTATCAGCATAAACGCGCACTCGCTCTCACTGCCAGAAAACTGGTTCGGTTGATCTTTCGGCTGCTGAAGGACAACCGCCTGTATATCCTGCCGGAGGGCTGA